One part of the Solidesulfovibrio sp. genome encodes these proteins:
- a CDS encoding PAS domain S-box protein, translating to MAHEDTSTAQRKRVLIAEDDPVSADLLRRLLTHLGYQALGPAADAVTAMDMAARLGPDIALIDVLLPDAASGLGLGRAFGARGIPVVFMTAHRELDILSGVAEARPYGLLLKPLDRFQLAVALEGALRLRAEELLAQRCQDLTESERRFRVVFEQAGVGVNRQTPEGLFLEVNERFARMVGREAIDLVGRSFVDISHPDDLLARGNDREELLAGRKDTVIREKRYLRPDGSVVWCRVTLTAIRDETGRPEGVLAVAEDITDRRRAETELKNQLSFQRSLMDAAVNPIYVQDPQGHYIGINRAFETFLGVSIQSALGLTAHEIFSEETGEFLSAKDRELLDQGGVQRFEVALEDASGRERHLVFHRARFDDAEGRPQGIVGVATDVTDSKGVEKALRDEQEVLRRILSGIRAGIFIIDPRNLVIEDVNPVAEELCGRARQEIVGRTCQEIGWRYADGRPLTSCTLAERNLVNEEMRLERPDGRIVPVVKTVVAAMRRGEMRLFEIVFDVSERKALERQLAVAQKLESVGELAAGIAHEINTPTQYIGDNLHFLSTAFAGLTQALAGVEAVARRLAEAAGDTAALDAIAAAKAAADLDFLLDESPRALEQSVEGVARVTAIVSAMKKFSHPGGEDKTLVDINAAVENTVIVAKNEWKYVADVELALDRSLPPVLCLPGDFNQVLLNILVNAAHAVAEKVKATAEKGRIVITTEADGEYLKLSVSDSGTGIPEENRPKIFDPFFTTKEVGKGTGQGLAITHNIVVVKHGGSIDFESEPGLGTTFTVRIPFAGNGEPRGRAGETP from the coding sequence ATGGCGCACGAGGACACCAGCACGGCGCAGCGCAAGCGCGTTCTCATCGCCGAGGACGATCCGGTCTCGGCCGATCTGCTGCGCCGTCTGCTCACGCATCTGGGCTACCAGGCCCTGGGCCCGGCCGCCGATGCCGTGACGGCCATGGACATGGCCGCGCGGCTCGGCCCGGACATCGCGCTTATCGACGTGCTGTTGCCCGACGCCGCCTCGGGCCTGGGCCTGGGACGGGCTTTCGGCGCCCGGGGCATCCCCGTGGTCTTCATGACCGCCCACCGCGAACTGGACATCCTGTCCGGGGTGGCCGAGGCCCGGCCGTACGGGCTGCTGCTCAAGCCCCTGGACCGGTTCCAACTGGCCGTGGCCCTGGAGGGGGCGTTGCGGCTGCGGGCCGAGGAACTGCTGGCCCAGCGCTGCCAGGATCTCACCGAAAGCGAGCGACGGTTTCGCGTGGTCTTCGAGCAGGCCGGGGTCGGGGTCAACCGCCAGACGCCGGAGGGGCTGTTCCTGGAGGTCAACGAGCGCTTCGCCCGCATGGTGGGCCGCGAGGCCATTGACCTCGTGGGCCGCTCCTTCGTCGACATCTCCCATCCCGACGACCTGCTCGCGCGCGGCAACGACCGCGAAGAACTCCTGGCCGGCCGCAAGGACACCGTGATCCGGGAAAAGCGTTACCTGCGTCCCGACGGGAGCGTGGTCTGGTGCCGGGTCACGCTCACGGCCATCCGCGACGAAACCGGCCGGCCCGAGGGCGTCCTGGCCGTGGCCGAGGACATCACCGACCGCCGCCGGGCCGAAACCGAGCTCAAAAACCAGCTGTCCTTCCAGCGCAGCCTCATGGACGCGGCCGTCAACCCCATCTACGTCCAGGATCCCCAAGGCCACTACATCGGCATCAACCGGGCCTTCGAAACCTTTCTGGGCGTCTCCATCCAAAGCGCCCTGGGCCTGACCGCCCATGAGATCTTTTCCGAGGAGACCGGGGAATTCCTGTCGGCCAAGGACCGCGAACTCCTCGACCAGGGCGGCGTGCAGCGCTTCGAGGTGGCCCTGGAGGACGCCTCGGGCCGGGAGCGGCACCTGGTCTTCCACCGGGCCCGCTTCGACGACGCCGAGGGCCGGCCCCAAGGCATCGTGGGCGTGGCCACGGACGTCACGGACAGCAAGGGGGTGGAAAAGGCGTTGCGCGACGAGCAGGAGGTGCTGCGCCGCATCCTTTCGGGCATCCGGGCCGGGATTTTCATCATCGACCCCCGCAACCTGGTCATCGAGGACGTCAACCCCGTGGCCGAGGAGCTGTGCGGCCGGGCCCGGCAGGAGATCGTCGGCCGCACCTGCCAGGAGATCGGCTGGCGCTACGCCGACGGCCGTCCTCTGACCTCGTGCACCCTGGCCGAGCGCAACCTGGTCAACGAGGAAATGCGCCTGGAGCGGCCCGACGGGCGCATCGTGCCCGTGGTCAAGACCGTGGTCGCGGCCATGCGGCGCGGGGAAATGCGGCTTTTCGAGATCGTCTTCGACGTGAGCGAACGCAAGGCCCTGGAACGCCAACTGGCCGTGGCCCAGAAGCTCGAAAGCGTGGGCGAACTGGCCGCCGGCATCGCCCACGAGATCAACACGCCCACCCAGTACATCGGCGACAACCTGCATTTTCTGTCCACGGCCTTCGCCGGCCTCACCCAGGCCCTGGCCGGGGTCGAGGCCGTGGCCCGGCGCCTGGCCGAGGCGGCCGGCGACACGGCGGCCCTGGACGCGATCGCCGCGGCCAAGGCGGCGGCGGACCTGGACTTTCTTCTCGACGAGTCGCCCCGGGCCCTGGAACAGTCCGTGGAGGGCGTGGCCCGGGTGACGGCCATCGTGTCGGCCATGAAGAAGTTCTCCCATCCCGGCGGCGAGGACAAGACCCTCGTCGACATCAACGCCGCCGTGGAAAACACCGTCATCGTGGCCAAAAACGAGTGGAAATACGTGGCCGACGTGGAGCTCGCCCTCGACCGGAGCCTGCCGCCGGTGTTGTGCCTGCCCGGCGATTTCAACCAGGTCCTGCTCAACATCCTGGTCAACGCCGCCCACGCCGTGGCCGAGAAGGTCAAGGCCACGGCCGAAAAGGGCCGCATCGTCATCACCACCGAGGCCGACGGGGAGTACCTCAAGCTGTCCGTGTCCGACTCCGGCACGGGCATCCCCGAGGAGAACCGGCCCAAGATCTTCGACCCCTTCTTCACCACCAAGGAGGTGGGCAAGGGCACGGGCCAGGGCCTGGCCATCACCCACAACATCGTGGTGGTCAAGCACGGCGGCTCCATCGATTTCGAATCCGAACCCGGGCTGGGGACCACCTTTACCGTGCGCATCCCCTTTGCCGGCAACGGCGAGCCACGCGGTCGCGCCGGAGAGACGCCGTGA
- a CDS encoding Rrf2 family transcriptional regulator — protein MKLTTRSRYGTRMILDMALHGHDGPVRIKDVAARQGVSIKYLEKLVRELKQAGFVRSRRGPRGGHELAKPLEAITVGDIVRTLEGELSLVECGADPGRPCPRLADCLTREVWAEAASAMHKALDGITLADLVARAGAKAAAS, from the coding sequence ATGAAGCTCACCACCCGAAGCCGGTATGGCACCCGGATGATCCTGGACATGGCGCTCCATGGCCACGACGGCCCGGTACGCATCAAGGACGTGGCCGCCCGGCAGGGCGTGTCCATCAAATACCTGGAGAAGCTGGTGCGGGAGCTCAAGCAGGCCGGGTTCGTGCGCAGCCGGCGGGGGCCGCGCGGCGGCCACGAACTGGCCAAGCCCCTGGAGGCCATCACGGTGGGGGACATCGTGCGCACCCTGGAGGGCGAGCTTTCCCTGGTCGAATGCGGGGCCGACCCGGGCCGGCCCTGCCCGCGCCTGGCCGATTGCCTCACGCGCGAGGTCTGGGCCGAGGCGGCCAGCGCCATGCACAAGGCCCTGGACGGCATCACCCTGGCCGATCTGGTGGCCCGGGCCGGGGCCAAGGCCGCCGCATCGTGA
- a CDS encoding TetR/AcrR family transcriptional regulator has protein sequence MTRKEAIRYAATVLFAHKGFQETTMQDICKVTGTAEGTIFYHFKSKEGLLIAILEQAKTRILEEYDAAFTGRAFASGLEMMEEAVAHYFHLAGVMEHEFTLLQRQFPHQLAEDNPECRAHLAAIYNCLTDIFERVVRTGQADGSMADFPPRETAMILFAMVDGLLRLKTCNLYDAGALYDELIASCRRMLAKK, from the coding sequence ATGACACGCAAAGAAGCCATACGCTACGCCGCCACGGTGCTGTTCGCCCACAAGGGCTTCCAGGAGACCACCATGCAGGACATCTGCAAGGTCACCGGGACGGCCGAAGGGACGATCTTTTATCATTTCAAGAGCAAGGAAGGCCTGCTCATCGCCATCCTCGAACAGGCCAAGACCCGCATCCTGGAGGAGTACGACGCCGCCTTCACCGGCCGGGCCTTCGCCTCGGGCCTGGAGATGATGGAGGAGGCCGTGGCCCACTATTTCCACCTGGCCGGGGTCATGGAGCACGAGTTCACCCTGCTCCAGCGCCAGTTCCCCCACCAGCTGGCCGAGGACAACCCCGAATGCCGCGCCCACCTGGCCGCCATCTACAACTGCCTGACCGACATCTTCGAGCGGGTGGTGCGCACCGGCCAGGCCGACGGTTCCATGGCCGATTTTCCGCCCCGGGAGACGGCCATGATCCTGTTCGCCATGGTGGACGGCCTGCTGCGGCTTAAAACCTGCAACCTCTACGACGCCGGGGCGCTGTACGACGAGCTGATCGCATCCTGCCGCAGGATGCTGGCAAAAAAGTGA
- a CDS encoding SulP family inorganic anion transporter codes for MLLRIFPFLGWFSGYDMAKLRADAIAGLTVALVLIPQSMAYAQLAGMPPYYGLYASFLPPLVAALFGSSRQLATGPVAVVSLMTSASLAPLATAGSEGYIAYAILLALLVGVFQFLLGVLRLGLVVNFLSHPVVNGFTNAGALIIASSQLSKMFGVSVDDAEHYYETIGRVVAAAWHHTHWPTFIMGAAAFAIMFGLKKLNPRIPNVLVAVVITTVVSWAIGFEHNATVDLSTIKSAPVVADIEAFNKAAAALPAIAAKRAEITPREDAAKASGDPSAILAVDHDIALLDLDKVKAQKEAAASRAKLRNYLLTGVTGAGGSLTFYEKGQTPAEAKTDGRTWILRVGNSPLKTDKLLLIGGGQVVGVVPSGLPSFTIPSLDIKAIVRLLPFAAIISLLGFMEAISIAKAMAAKTGQRLDPNQELIGQGLANILGAVGKSYPASGSFSRSAVNLQAGAVTGFSSVFTSATVVIALFFFTPLLYHLPQSVLAAVIMMAVIGLLNATGFIHAWKAQWYDGAISIITFLCTLAFAPHLDKGIMIGVVLSLLVFLYKSMRPRVASLSLTEDSAYRDASVFRLAECPYVAVVRFDGTLFFANASFLEDQITERMQAGKSLRHIILAADGVNDMDASGEEALSLLVDRVRSAGLDISLCGVKESVMDVMKRTHLLEHIGEDHLYPDLGQALCAVHQDSWHSPGESCPLTSVCRLPGA; via the coding sequence ATGCTGCTACGAATCTTTCCTTTCCTCGGCTGGTTTTCGGGCTACGACATGGCCAAGCTGCGCGCCGACGCCATTGCCGGACTCACCGTGGCCCTGGTGCTCATCCCGCAATCCATGGCCTACGCCCAGCTGGCCGGCATGCCGCCGTACTACGGCCTGTACGCCTCGTTTCTGCCGCCGCTGGTGGCCGCCCTGTTCGGCTCCAGCCGCCAGCTGGCCACGGGGCCGGTGGCCGTGGTGTCGCTGATGACCTCGGCCTCGCTGGCCCCCCTGGCCACGGCCGGCTCGGAAGGCTACATCGCCTACGCCATCCTTTTGGCCCTGCTGGTCGGCGTCTTCCAGTTCCTCTTGGGCGTCCTGCGCCTGGGCCTGGTCGTCAACTTCCTGTCCCACCCGGTGGTCAACGGCTTCACCAACGCCGGCGCGCTCATTATCGCCTCCTCCCAGCTGTCCAAGATGTTCGGCGTGTCCGTGGACGACGCCGAGCACTACTACGAGACCATCGGCCGGGTGGTGGCCGCCGCCTGGCACCACACCCACTGGCCGACCTTCATCATGGGCGCGGCGGCCTTCGCCATCATGTTCGGGCTTAAAAAGCTCAACCCGCGCATCCCCAACGTGCTGGTGGCTGTGGTCATCACCACGGTCGTCTCCTGGGCCATCGGCTTCGAGCACAACGCCACGGTGGATTTGAGCACCATCAAGTCCGCCCCGGTGGTGGCCGACATCGAGGCCTTCAACAAGGCCGCCGCGGCCCTGCCGGCCATCGCCGCCAAGCGCGCCGAGATCACCCCGCGCGAGGACGCGGCCAAGGCCTCGGGCGACCCCTCGGCCATCCTGGCCGTGGACCACGACATCGCCCTGCTCGACCTGGACAAGGTCAAGGCCCAAAAGGAGGCCGCCGCCTCCCGGGCCAAGCTGCGCAACTACCTGCTCACCGGCGTGACGGGCGCGGGCGGCAGCCTCACCTTCTACGAAAAGGGCCAGACCCCGGCCGAGGCCAAAACCGATGGCCGCACCTGGATTCTGCGCGTGGGCAACAGCCCCCTCAAAACGGACAAACTGCTGCTCATCGGCGGCGGCCAGGTGGTGGGCGTGGTCCCCTCGGGCCTGCCGTCGTTCACCATCCCCAGCCTCGACATCAAGGCGATTGTCCGGCTCCTGCCGTTCGCGGCCATCATCTCGCTGCTGGGCTTCATGGAAGCCATCTCCATCGCCAAGGCCATGGCCGCCAAGACCGGCCAACGCCTGGACCCCAACCAGGAGCTCATCGGCCAGGGCCTGGCCAACATCCTCGGCGCCGTGGGCAAGAGCTACCCGGCCTCGGGCTCGTTCTCCCGCTCGGCCGTCAACCTGCAGGCCGGCGCGGTCACGGGCTTTTCCTCGGTATTCACCAGCGCCACCGTGGTCATCGCCCTGTTCTTCTTCACCCCGCTGCTCTACCACCTGCCGCAAAGCGTGCTGGCCGCGGTCATCATGATGGCCGTCATCGGGCTACTCAACGCCACGGGCTTCATCCACGCCTGGAAGGCCCAGTGGTACGACGGGGCCATCTCCATCATCACCTTCCTGTGCACCCTGGCCTTCGCCCCCCATCTGGACAAGGGCATCATGATCGGCGTGGTGCTGTCGCTTCTGGTGTTCCTCTACAAGAGCATGCGCCCGCGCGTGGCCTCCCTGTCGCTGACCGAGGACAGCGCCTACCGCGACGCCTCGGTGTTTCGGCTGGCCGAGTGCCCCTACGTGGCCGTGGTCCGCTTCGACGGCACCCTTTTCTTCGCCAACGCGAGCTTCCTGGAAGACCAGATCACCGAGCGCATGCAGGCCGGCAAATCGCTTCGGCACATCATCCTGGCCGCCGACGGCGTCAACGACATGGACGCCTCGGGCGAGGAGGCCCTGTCACTGCTCGTCGACCGGGTGCGCAGCGCCGGCCTTGACATCTCCCTTTGCGGCGTGAAGGAATCCGTCATGGACGTCATGAAGCGCACCCACCTTCTGGAGCATATCGGCGAGGACCACCTCTATCCCGACCTCGGCCAGGCGCTTTGCGCCGTGCACCAGGATTCCTGGCATAGCCCGGGGGAAAGCTGTCCCCTGACCAGCGTCTGCCGCCTGCCCGGCGCGTAA
- a CDS encoding response regulator, whose amino-acid sequence MSVISLFSGAFCKDESVSAALAGTTGLPIVRDADLVGLAAKLSGLGAEKIEKAFAAKTSVFNKFTHEKQRAVSWLRLALATELAEREGLLVSGFCALLPPRDIAHVLRVCLIADAAFRRAVAAEEAGLADREAQRALEKSDEDRALWAAQVTASKDPWAPALYDMVVPMDKATVDEAAALVVKHLADPAVRVTEASRACARDFLLAARVETVVTGKGHDVAVSAKDGVVFLTINKKVLLLDRLENELRAIAGKVEGVTDVVTKVGKGYYQTDIYRRADFEMPTKVLLVDDEREFVQTLSERLSMREVGSHAVFDGESALRMMADDEPEVMVLDLKMPGIDGLEVLKRTKADRPDVEVIILTGHGSEADREECMRLGAFAYLQKPVDIELLSDTLKRANEKVQARKAGA is encoded by the coding sequence ATGTCCGTCATCTCCCTTTTCAGCGGCGCCTTTTGCAAGGACGAGTCCGTCAGCGCGGCCCTGGCCGGCACCACGGGATTGCCCATCGTCCGCGACGCCGACCTGGTCGGTCTGGCCGCCAAGCTCTCGGGGCTTGGCGCCGAGAAAATCGAAAAGGCCTTTGCGGCCAAGACCTCGGTGTTCAACAAGTTCACCCACGAGAAACAGCGCGCCGTGTCCTGGCTGCGCCTGGCCCTGGCCACGGAACTGGCGGAGCGGGAAGGGCTGCTGGTTTCCGGGTTCTGCGCCCTGCTGCCGCCGCGCGACATCGCCCACGTGCTGCGGGTGTGCCTGATCGCCGACGCCGCCTTCCGCCGGGCCGTGGCCGCCGAGGAAGCCGGGCTGGCCGACCGCGAGGCCCAGCGCGCCCTGGAAAAAAGCGACGAGGACCGCGCCCTGTGGGCGGCCCAGGTCACGGCTTCCAAGGACCCCTGGGCCCCGGCCCTCTACGACATGGTCGTGCCCATGGACAAGGCCACCGTGGACGAGGCCGCCGCCCTTGTCGTCAAGCACCTGGCCGATCCGGCCGTGCGCGTCACCGAGGCCTCCAGGGCCTGCGCCCGGGATTTCCTCCTGGCCGCCCGGGTGGAGACCGTGGTCACGGGCAAGGGCCACGACGTGGCCGTTTCGGCCAAGGACGGCGTGGTCTTTTTGACCATCAACAAGAAGGTCCTGCTCCTCGACCGCCTGGAAAACGAACTGCGCGCCATCGCCGGCAAGGTCGAGGGCGTCACCGACGTGGTGACCAAGGTCGGCAAGGGCTACTACCAGACCGACATCTACCGCCGGGCCGATTTCGAGATGCCCACCAAGGTCCTGCTCGTCGACGACGAACGCGAATTCGTCCAGACCCTGTCCGAGCGCCTGTCCATGCGCGAGGTCGGCTCCCACGCCGTGTTCGACGGCGAATCGGCCCTGCGCATGATGGCCGACGACGAGCCGGAAGTGATGGTGCTCGACCTCAAGATGCCGGGCATCGACGGCCTGGAGGTGCTCAAGCGCACCAAGGCCGACCGCCCGGACGTCGAGGTCATCATCCTCACCGGCCACGGCTCCGAGGCCGACCGCGAGGAATGCATGCGCCTGGGCGCCTTCGCCTACCTGCAAAAACCCGTGGACATCGAGCTGTTAAGCGATACCCTCAAGCGGGCCAACGAGAAGGTCCAGGCCAGGAAGGCCGGGGCTTAG
- a CDS encoding ATP-binding protein — MGMIDRLRPAFWDGATDGGPYRSLFNYRRLWRLSVALLAAVSLTPLCIMTVIDFNVTKRAVNQENINRTTITTSNTRRTLTYFLDERLAALGFAARVQTYENLSTQDHLTALLRDLKAAFGGFMDLGVIGEDGRQVAYVGPYDLLGINYADQAWFKETMASGSYISDIFLGFRNVPHLIIAVRADRPGGGHFLLRASVDTQRINDILAGLDLSGNGDAFLVNREGVLQTVSRSHGTVFERLDIPVPEQADRTEVVETSDAEGGLIVGYASIERTPLVLMVVKRQAELMRPWFAMRLNLMGFLGASVLVILVVILGVATYMVEKIFVADQTRAKTMHQMEHTNRMASIGRLAAGVAHEINNPLAIINEKAGLMQDLIRFSPEPPSPDRLSGLVDSILASVERAGTITKRLLSFARHLEVHIESVSLQKVAEEVLSFLTKEAEYRRIAVEVTADPAVPTIESDRGKLQQILLNLVNNAFQAMDDGGSLRVRIFRPGEAGVAVSVADNGCGIPAADIKRIFEPFFSTKKKKGGTGLGLSITYGLVQELGGTLAVASELGHGSTFTVTFPLDKGDAGAPAARG; from the coding sequence ATGGGGATGATCGATCGCCTGCGCCCGGCCTTCTGGGACGGCGCCACCGACGGGGGGCCGTACCGGAGCCTGTTCAACTACCGACGCCTGTGGCGCCTGTCCGTGGCGCTTTTGGCCGCGGTGTCCCTGACCCCGCTTTGCATCATGACGGTCATCGACTTCAACGTCACCAAGCGGGCCGTCAACCAGGAAAACATCAACCGCACCACCATCACCACCTCCAACACCCGGCGCACCCTGACCTATTTCCTGGACGAGCGCCTGGCCGCCCTGGGTTTCGCCGCCCGCGTCCAGACCTATGAGAACCTCTCCACCCAGGACCATCTGACCGCGCTGCTTCGGGACCTCAAAGCCGCCTTCGGCGGCTTCATGGACCTCGGCGTCATCGGCGAAGACGGCCGACAGGTCGCCTACGTCGGCCCCTACGACCTGCTCGGCATCAACTACGCCGACCAAGCCTGGTTCAAGGAAACCATGGCCTCGGGCTCCTACATCAGCGACATCTTCCTGGGCTTTCGCAACGTCCCCCACCTGATCATCGCCGTGCGCGCCGACAGGCCCGGCGGCGGCCATTTCCTGCTGCGCGCCTCGGTGGACACCCAGCGCATCAACGACATCCTGGCCGGCCTCGACCTCTCGGGCAACGGCGACGCCTTCCTGGTCAACCGCGAAGGCGTGTTGCAAACCGTCTCCCGCTCCCACGGCACGGTCTTCGAGCGCCTCGACATCCCCGTGCCCGAGCAGGCCGACCGCACCGAGGTCGTGGAGACCTCCGACGCCGAGGGCGGGCTCATCGTCGGCTACGCCTCCATCGAGCGCACGCCGCTGGTGCTCATGGTGGTCAAGCGCCAGGCCGAACTCATGCGGCCCTGGTTCGCCATGCGCCTGAACCTGATGGGCTTCCTCGGGGCCAGCGTCCTGGTCATCCTGGTGGTCATCCTCGGTGTCGCCACCTACATGGTGGAAAAGATCTTCGTGGCCGACCAGACACGGGCCAAGACCATGCACCAGATGGAGCACACCAACCGCATGGCCTCCATCGGCCGCCTGGCCGCCGGCGTGGCCCACGAGATCAACAACCCGCTGGCCATTATCAACGAGAAGGCCGGGCTCATGCAGGACCTCATCCGCTTTTCCCCGGAGCCGCCCTCGCCCGACCGCCTGTCCGGCCTGGTGGACTCCATCCTGGCCTCGGTGGAGCGGGCCGGCACCATCACCAAGCGCCTGCTGTCGTTCGCCCGCCACCTGGAAGTGCACATCGAGTCGGTCAGCCTGCAAAAGGTCGCCGAGGAGGTCCTGAGCTTTTTGACCAAGGAAGCCGAGTACCGGCGCATTGCCGTGGAGGTCACGGCCGACCCGGCCGTGCCGACCATCGAGTCCGACCGGGGCAAGCTCCAGCAGATCCTTTTGAACCTCGTCAACAACGCCTTCCAGGCCATGGACGACGGCGGCAGCCTGCGGGTGCGCATCTTCAGGCCAGGCGAGGCGGGCGTGGCCGTGTCCGTGGCCGACAACGGCTGCGGCATCCCGGCCGCGGACATCAAACGCATCTTCGAACCGTTTTTTTCCACCAAGAAAAAGAAGGGGGGGACGGGCCTGGGCCTGTCCATCACCTACGGCCTGGTCCAGGAACTCGGCGGCACGCTGGCCGTTGCCAGCGAACTCGGCCACGGTTCCACCTTCACCGTGACCTTCCCCCTGGACAAAGGAGACGCCGGTGCGCCTGCTGCTCGTGGATGA
- a CDS encoding response regulator, translating into MRLLLVDDETELVSALAERLRLRGIETDFATDGDAAADKVRANAYDLAVLDMKMPGLSGLDLKKKLQRLRPGMRFIFMTGHGSEEDFRAGSAEAAGYLVKPVRIEALIAAVQAALAGGQG; encoded by the coding sequence GTGCGCCTGCTGCTCGTGGATGACGAAACGGAACTGGTTTCGGCCCTGGCCGAACGCCTGCGCCTGCGCGGCATCGAAACGGACTTCGCCACCGACGGCGACGCCGCCGCGGACAAGGTGCGGGCGAACGCCTACGACCTGGCCGTGCTGGACATGAAAATGCCGGGCCTAAGCGGCCTGGACCTCAAGAAAAAACTCCAGCGCCTGCGGCCGGGCATGCGCTTCATTTTCATGACCGGCCACGGTTCCGAGGAAGACTTCCGGGCCGGCTCGGCCGAGGCCGCCGGCTACCTGGTCAAGCCCGTGCGCATCGAGGCGCTCATCGCCGCCGTCCAGGCCGCCCTGGCCGGCGGGCAGGGCTGA
- a CDS encoding sensor histidine kinase, which translates to MPANDDLRFFGTVCASVSHELKNVLAVMHEQAGLLGDLALMAERGMPLDPCRLAAAADCLLKQVRRGDAILTNISRFAHTTDASAKPVDLAEAASLAVALCRRRADMRQVCLAAEPGQAVCAAVDPFLAVRLLASCLDRAMDAPGAEKTIRVAAADSPDGPAVTLAGLAGDAAIPDDDPLRALAAGLGARLRREAASLSVIWPRP; encoded by the coding sequence ATGCCGGCAAACGACGACCTGCGCTTTTTCGGGACCGTGTGCGCCTCGGTCTCCCACGAGCTCAAAAACGTCCTGGCCGTGATGCACGAACAGGCCGGGCTCCTGGGCGACCTGGCCCTGATGGCCGAGCGGGGCATGCCGCTCGACCCCTGCCGCCTGGCCGCCGCCGCCGACTGCCTGCTCAAGCAGGTCCGGCGCGGTGACGCCATCCTCACCAATATCAGCAGGTTCGCCCACACCACCGACGCCTCGGCCAAGCCCGTCGACCTGGCCGAGGCCGCCAGCCTGGCCGTGGCCCTGTGCCGGCGCCGGGCCGACATGCGCCAAGTCTGCCTGGCCGCCGAGCCCGGCCAGGCCGTCTGCGCGGCCGTCGATCCTTTCCTGGCCGTGCGCCTGTTGGCCTCCTGCCTGGACCGGGCCATGGACGCGCCCGGGGCCGAAAAAACCATCCGCGTCGCGGCGGCCGACTCCCCGGACGGCCCGGCCGTGACCCTGGCCGGCCTGGCCGGGGACGCCGCCATCCCCGACGACGACCCCTTGCGAGCCCTGGCGGCGGGCCTTGGCGCCCGGCTTCGCCGCGAGGCCGCCAGCCTGTCCGTGATCTGGCCCCGCCCCTGA